In Brienomyrus brachyistius isolate T26 chromosome 3, BBRACH_0.4, whole genome shotgun sequence, the following proteins share a genomic window:
- the nsmce4a gene encoding non-structural maintenance of chromosomes element 4 homolog A has product MSESSRSASRQNGVRGNGGDSEEEDDEEMLLGGPSATQEDDDEDDNDPAQRRQIRHQYRELINSVQQNREDMLSPSNNRLTEVLEEANRLFANVRQAREAALDAQFLVLATDLGKEKANQLHADGSAFDPSAFAEHLLSFMGLNRLEEDDSMEDAAGGGYLPEDAWLRLAQRAESCFRKAPTFHFMLGSFLAEPPPPRQRVERQRKAPNQEVKRIMPTQLKKMEESQQEATEKEVERILGFLQSYHNENPELPISYYEFVIDPQSFSRTVENIFHISFLIRDGLAKIYLDQNKLPCIAPVPREEAEAAASSSRQQCVISISQSSWRELIQAFDITAAMISSSPSHRNSI; this is encoded by the exons ATGTCTGAGTCATCCCGGAGTGCAAGCCGGCAGAATGGTGTGCGTGGGAACGGCGGGGATTCCGAGGAGGAGGACGATGAGGAGATGCTTCTCGGAGGTCCGTCTGCGACCCAAGAGGATGATGACGAAGACGACAATGACCCAGCTCAGAGAAGACAAATTCGGCACCAGTACCGGGAGCTCATCAATAGTGTACAGC AGAACCGGGAGGACATGTTGAGTCCTTCTAACAACAGGCTGACGGAAGTTTTGGAAGAAGCGAATAGACTTTTTGCAAATG TTCGACAGGCCAGGGAGGCTGCGCTGGACGCTCAGTTTCTGGTGCTGGCGACAGACTTGGGCAAGGAGAAGGCCAACCAGCTGCATGCCGATGGCTCCGCCTTCGACCCCTCCGCCTTCGCAGAGCACTTG CTGTCATTCATGGGCCTGAACCGGCTGGAGGAGGATGACAGCATGGAGGATGCAGCTGGCGGGGGCTACCTGCCCGAGGATGCCTGGCTGAGGCTGGCCCAGCGGGCAGAGAGCTGCTTCAGGAAGGCCCCCACCTTCCACTTCAT GTTGGGCTCATTCCTAGCGGAGCCACCTCCTCCACGGCAACGGGTGGAAAGACAGAGGAAGGCGCCAAACCAGGAGGTGAAGAGAATCATGCCCACTCAG CTGAAGAAGATGGAAGAGTCTCAGCAAGAAGCaacagagaaggaggtagagCGCATTCTGGGGTTCCTGCAGAGCTACCACAACGAGAACC CTGAGTTACCCATATCGTACTATGAGTTTGTCATCGACCCGCAGTCCTTCTCCAGAACGGTGGAGAACATCTTTCACATCTCCTTCCTGATCAGG GACGGCCTGGCGAAGATATACCTGGACCAAAATAAACTCCCATGTATCG CCCCTGTGCCCCGAGAAGAGGCTGAGGCCGCTGCCAGCTCCTCCCGGCAGCAATGTGTCATCTCAATCAGCCAAAGCAGCTGGAGG GAACTCATTCAGGCCTTTGATATCACAGCAGCCATGATAAGCAGTTCCCCCTCCCACCGAAACAGCATCTAG